A segment of the Fusarium oxysporum f. sp. lycopersici 4287 chromosome 4, whole genome shotgun sequence genome:
CGCGGAACGAAAAGGTCTCGGTGTCGTAGAGATAAGTGTTGATAGCGTGCGTGAGGTTGGGAAGACCGAGACCGTATTCGGGCCAAGGAAATACCGTGTATAGCTGAGGGACTTCGCTGTTTTGAACGCGTGTGTATGCTTCGGCGGGAGCAATGCAAGCGTGACCTTGTTGCAGGCGTAAAGTGTTCGCAGGGATCTTGGCCAGGTACTTAGTGTAGTAAGTCTTGTTCTGGAGTGCATACTCGtcgacgatgaggagatcTTTGACGACTTGACGCAGACCGGCCAGAGTGGAGACGGGATTGTATGACTCTTTGTACGTCTCCGCACCAGAGCCTGGATATATGACAAGGGATTCATTGCCGGCCATACCAGTCAATGGCCAAGGATTGCGCTTCTGCATCTCTCGAGTGTAGAATTTGTCGAACCAGGCGAGTTGATATTCAATGAACTCAAGGTATGGCTTTACATCGAAGCCAGAGTAGATACTGGCCTGTAAAATCATGTCGGCGAACTCACTACAAGTTAATTGTTAGACATCCTCCATATTCGATCTCACAAGAGGTAGAGAAGTGGGCAGTACTTACTTTGCCGTGTCCTGCACATGGTTCAACCAGACATTCCAGAGCTCACCATCTGGGAAGAAATCAGGTCGCGGAGTAttagcatcatcatcatacCACTGCGCGTTATACTCGAACACATTTGACAAGCCAGTATTATCGATCTGCTCCAAGAAGTACGCAGCATCGATATCCTGGTAAACCTGTCCGCGAAGAACGGCATTGGGAGTGATGCGCTTGTAAAAGTCAAACTGCTGAGTCATGACATCAAAGTCACCCGACCGAAGAAGAGGCCAGTATAGTAGACGCTGGTTCTGGGCAGTAAATGTACCGCCACCCCAGCGACGATAGTCGGGCGTGTAGGGACGCCAAATGTTGACGTATATGGGATCAAAAGTCCAGAGACCACCGTTGAACTTGGTGGGCCAATCGCCCTTCGCGTTGCATCCCATGAGATATCGCCAGATCTGGTAGTTCTTGCCGACTTGGAAGCCTGCATCCTTCTCACCCTGGTCCtcattgatgatgatataAGATCGAGCCCAGTATTCGTGCCACCAAGCAAGAGTCGCGTCCTGGGTGTTCTTGACTGCGGACTTGATGACCTTCTGAAGACCTTTGTACCACTCATCGTGACTCTTAGTCTGAGCCTGGTACATGGATAGTGTAACCTTTACAGACTTGCTAGGTGCTTTTGACTCAAGATTCCAAGCTTTGTACGTAGTGTTGATGTAGTGGCCGTTCGTGACAGCGCCGGGTTTCATCTGGTCGGAATGGACAAAGATACCAAACTCATTGTCGCGCATGGGGTTGTACATCTTATCAGAGTGCTTCTCAAGTCCTTGCTGCTTCATCTGAAAGTTCCATAGATCCAGCTTCTCGTTACGATGGCTCATGAGTACACCGTTCTCATGGAAGGCTATCTTATCGGCGTATGTAGTGCCGTTTGCGATCTTGGAGGTGTAGATGCCCCATGAACCCTGGTTGCGCTCCTCGTTGATAATGGGGCGATCCTCGTAGCGCCAGTTTTCGTAGGCGACCTTGACGGCAAGCTTCTCGGGGCTATCGACCTCAACGTGCACGACGGGGTTGAAGACGTCGACCCAAATCTTGGCAGTCGTATTGTCTTCGCCAGTGTATTTGAGGTAGCCGTCGTTGAGTAGTAGTCTCTGCTCGAATGATTTGCTGTCAAATGGATTGGGGTCAAAGGACAGTCTGACGCGACCAAGCTTCAGCAGAGAATTGTTCTCGTCAAAGGTCCCGCTCTTGGCGACGTACATGAGAATGGTGCCTGTTACGCGGTATATGAGTAAGTGAGAAGTTCCGAGCGAGAATAGGAGCTATAATTTGCAGGCGCATATAGAGGATACATATTAAGGGCTGCCTTACCATTCTCGTACCAAGTGTTTAGGCCAATATCACCGCCACCAAGAGGCATAGAGTCGGCTGAGCCATTGACACCGGGTCTATTCCAGACGACATCATATGATGTGGGAAGAGTCGCCAGAACAGTCGTCCAGCAGAGGAAGAATACCGGCAGGATCCGACCCAGATACCCCATGATGAGTAAAAGCGGCCGTCTCTAGTGTGAGTTGGTGGAACGCTGTATCCCATAAAAGCACAAGATGGGACTGTAATAGTCTATTAAATAGTTCCTGCACCTCGCTACTAGGGTTGCGCTTGACCCATATCCTTGACCCCGGAAGCCCCCAGAACTAGCTGATTAATGACGTCGCATGATATGCTTTAGAAATAAGAGCGGAATCGCCAGTCCAGGAGATGGAATACTCGCAATAGTGTGGCGAAACCCGGTGATCTAAGCGACTGCGGGGAAAGACGAACGACGACCAACCCCGCGATCTGATGACTATCAATTACTTagatagtattatagtttGTATAATCGCGTCGTATCTCGGCTAATATCTCATACGATTCCGAGCAGGGTGACATAGCTTGGTTTGTGAGATATTAGCACCCGGTAAACATCGGCGAACTATGCCGGTCACTTTATAGCAGGTTTGCCGACTTCAGATAAGGGCGATCAGCATACTGAAataaggttgagaagaaggcaCCAAGCTGAAGCTTTTGATGAGATTTACATGAGCTATATTAGTAGAAAGATGAACTAGACTAAATTCCTCTCCTCTAAGCCCACTCATTGTAATCAGATACCCCAGTCCTTCTTAATCATAGTTGCTCCATGTTCTCCCAACATGTACACTGGGCCAGCGACGTTAACGTCTGGCCCTGTAGGCATGATGCTACTGTCAATGTTTCTAAAGCCCTGCACTCCATAGACGTGAATCCGAGAGTCGACAACACCGCCGTCCTCAAGTGGAAGCATGCGATTAGTTCCAGAGGCGTGCAAATTGGGAACAGTTGTAGCCTTGATGTAGTCAAAGATGGCCTCGTCGTCATCAGAAGCAATGTTGATAACACCAGGCGCAGCCTCTCCGTGATTCGGCCCAACGGTTAGGTTTGAAAAAGCAGAATGGTCGAGGACCTTCCGTGCGTCGCGGAACGCGTTGAAGGCGATAGCGCGATCAGCAGGGTGAGTGTAGTACTGAAAGGAGTTAGTATGGAGCGAATAATGAGAGCTATAATCACGATAACATATGTTGGGGTTGATGATTGGAGTATCGGACATGCCGCTCGActggatggtgatgttgcCCTTGGATAGAGTCGCCATGCTCGATACCGAGATGGATATATATGACTGGTCCGATGATGGTTCGTAGGTGGGATCTGGGCTATTAGGATAGAAGAAGGACTCAAACAAAAGTTTTACCGTGGATCGGTTGGTAAGTCCAGCATCGATGACGGCTTTAGCACCAATCTTTTGAAGCTTTTTTCCCGATAGCTCTGGAAAACCATTGGTAATGCCTCCGGGAGCCGTGTAGACTCCTTTGCCAGTAGTGTAATATTCCTCTTGCGAGGCTTCCACGGCCGTTGAGTTAAACATGAGCTGGTGGGCCGAAGCTTCGGGGACTACTGTGGCTGAGATGCTGTATAGGTTATGGTCCATCATGCTGCATGCTGTCAGAGTAGCGTCTCATAGCCAATGATGTTCGGTTGACTTACTGCTGTCCTGCGTTTTCATTGATCACAACAGGCTCGATATTGAAAGCATCAAGCGTGGCTTGCGGAACGATACCCTAGTCTCGTGTTAGCCTCCTATCATAGGAAGTACAAAAGAAAATATGCAGTGCTGAGGGTGTTATTACCGAGACCATCAACATTTGGGGCGACTGAAAAGTCCCTAGAGTGACGATGACCTCTTTTGAAGCGGCAATACTGCGGTGACGACCCTGAGAGTGATCAATGAAGCTGACACCAGTCGCAACGAGGACTCCAGTTGCATTCCTCGAGAACATGATCTGCTGAACAGGGGCGTTATGAAAAATGTCGACATTGGGCCGTTTGGCGGCAGCATTGTAATAGTCGTACGCTGAACTACGTCGATACTTTGAGGTAAGAGTGGCAGTGCCTTGTTTAACGCCAACATTCTTCCCGTTGTTGAGATCTCGGACTATTGGGATGCCAATTGCCGCATAAGCATCGAGAAAGCAATGCTCGATGGCGGGACAAGCCCCTGGTAGCCAATTTTTAGTGGGCCATTAGGGTACGCGGAAGGGTCCCAGGTCTGATACTTTTGGTTGTAACCAGTTCCATTATTGAGAGCATTGAAGCGAGTACTCTGTTGACActataagaagaagagtctGGAATAGTAGCTGACTGTGACTACCTTGATGAATGATGGATAcacttcttccagctccaacCTGGGTTCCCCAAGCTCAACCCAGTGATCATCGACATTGGCTGNNNNNNNNNNNNNNNNNNNNNNNNNNNNNNNNNNNNNNNNNNNNNNNNNNNNNNNNNNNNNNNNNNNNNNNNNNNNNNNNNNNNNNNNNNNNNNNNNNNNNNNNNNNNNNNNNNNNNNNNNNNNNNNNNNNNNNNNNNNNNNNNNNNNNNNNNNNNNNNNNNNNNNNNNNNNNNNNNNNNNNNNNNNNNNNNNNNNNNNNNNNNNNNNNNNNNNNNNNNNNNNNNNNNNNNNNNNNNNNNNNNNNNNNNNNNNNNNNNNNNNNNNNNNNNNNNNNNNNNNNNNNNNNNNNNNNNNNNNNNNNNNNNNNNNNNNNNNNNNNNNNNNNNNNNNNNNNNNNCCAGTAGTTTCACGTGCGACAGACTAATTGTTATTCATTGAAGTTGCCAATTGAGGAGAGATTCACATATACCACCCACAATGATGAAATAATACATGCTACTGAGAATAGACTCATGATCTTGTCCTGCAATGATCGACGAGGCCTGTGACAGGAGAGTCACCAAAGTATGGTATACTTCATCTTCAGGACCGGAGGAGAGACATTGTATCGTTGAAGACGGAGAGGTGAGCCATTGCTGAGCCTTTACGTTCACGCTGTTTATAGCTTGCTTTATAGACTGTGCTCCCTATGCTTGAGGATCAGTTGATGAGAAACACATGATTTGAAACTTCTGGTCCCGAAGCCCCAAATTCGGCCCGTAGTTGCTTCTCATTCCGCTTTTAGCCTGAAAAACAGGCACAGAAAACCGCGTATCCATCCTTTCTCGCTtggcgaaggagaagatgagtCCATCTTCGTAAGACGGTGGAATAGTTTCTCTGGCCAAGATCTGGACAATCTGTGTAACCATAATCAAGTGGATTAGTGTAGTATAAGGATTCAACATACTCTAAGCTCTAGTGCCAACACAGACATAACCTCCGCCCGTGTCACAATTCTGAGCTTGTTCTTCGTGAGATATGAGAACCCAGGCCGCGTATGAGACACTGTGTGATATCTTCGAATCGAGTTTCCAATAGTAGTAAGCAGCGGTGCCGATGATTCAGTCACAGCTTGCTATCACATCTTACATAGTCAACTGCCGTGCTTTAGGGATGCGGAGCGAGAATACAAGGAACAATTATATGCAGCGGTCCAGAAAACGACGGCGCCTAGCCCGTACAGAAGGAGTGCATAGGCATCCTTTTCAATCTCCCTCTAAGTTGTTCACTCAAAGCAAGGTTGTCACCGAATTATGTCAACCCAGAACGTAATCTACCACTATGGGATCCCGCCCTGAAACGGTTCGTAGCCCATTTCATGTCCAGTCGGTGTCACTAAGATTAACTCGATGAAGATCACAACAATCCTTCTGGACTGCGACAATACTCTTGTCCAGTCCGAGTCTCTTGCTTTCGAAGCAAATGCCGATCTCGCAAATGAGATACTCGCTGCCCAAAAAGTCGATCTGAACTTTACGGGAAGCTATTTGCAACGCGAGTTCGTTGGACAGAACTTCCAAAACATGGTAAACTACTAAATCTAAAATTCGAAACATTATATGACATTGTAGAAACTAGACACCTATTACTAGAGGAAGTCAAAATTCGTCGTGATGCGATAGGCTCTATCCTATGGTTCAATCCAACATGTCTCCCTATGTGCCTCTCGCtgttctcctcttcaacccTTCACGTCATTCCACCACTCAAGGTTTGCTACTCTAACGAGGGCTATCATTACTTTCTGCCTGATGCTTCTCCATCAGCTTGCGGGGCAGTAACAGCCACAAACAGCCAAGCACAACACTAATAGCGAGGACAATGGGCTGAAGTGTCTGTACCCCCTTTCCCTGCGCAATCGCGCCAACAGCAAAGGGCAGAATTGCGCCATCAGAGCCACCAAAAGAAGCAGCAAACCCAATAGTCCCAACATGAAGAGAGCGAGGCGTAAACTTCGGGATGAGAACAATTGCAACGGGGTACATTGGCCTTTGAATCTCAATGTTAGCTGTGCTTTTGGAAAGAAATTTTGGCGACAATGAGATGGAGACCTACCCATTGCAACTCCAATTAGTGCTGCTGCCACTGCACTCACAACCAGGTTTGGCACCAACCAAAACACCAGCTCCAAGGCGATTGTCACCCCTATATACAGGGACATGGCCCAGAACTTTCCCGATCTGCCCGTAATCGAGGATATAAAAGAGCCGTCCTATGGTCATCCCGCCCCAAAAGTCTGTTGCCACGGAGCTGCCAACTATAGCCGAGGCGTTACGCCTCTTCTGCATAAAGACAACAACCCACATTAGCATAGAAATTTAACTATTATAGATATCTGGTTCTCTTCTATTTATGAATCGCTTAAAAGCTTGAAAGCGATATCATCTGCCCGCTTGTCTAGCTTCATCGCCGCAATAGCTGTTAATAATACCATTTCTACATAGTATACATCGCAAGGTACAAACAGAAGGAGCTGTTTCTCACGATGGTTCAAAATGCCACCGGACTTGATTGTAGCAACCTTTTCACCAGACGTCTTATATAAGGACAACCCAGACCCTAACAAAGAGTCGCCCTTCCATACCAGCCGGCCATAACTTGGAGATTCAACGATGAACTTGGTACCGGTGGTACTATTTCGGATGGAGAACTGCGAGCCGTGTAGGGACAAGTGCATAGATAAGCCCATAAAAGCGGCTTTGCATTCTCCGACAACTTGTTGCGGATTCGGTTCGCCTCGGTATAGGATAATTGTTTTCTTGCTTGTCTGAATCGTGTATACTGCGAGGCCGTCTTGGGGTTGGTCGATAGGGGAGACATTGGTTGTGTCTGAGTCTTGCGAGCTCTGGCGGAGTATGAAATGATGTGTTGGGCTAGGTTGAGTGCTGCTCGTTGAAGAGGATGTATAGTAAAGCAATTTGTTTGCGAGTTCGTTCATTGTGAGGTGGAATGATGGCAGTTTGGAGAGTGGGCGTTGTATTTGATGTCGTGGATCATTTGAGAGTCAGTGTTAACGAGCCTTAAGTAACCTATAAAAGTGGCTGTGCTCACTACCCTTGTTTATTTTACCACACGATTACGTTGTTGAACTTTGTAGAAATGAGGCGAAGCTAATTTAGCTTTCCTTAAAAGGTAATACAACCGTGAGGCTGAGGCCATGGTTGTCACAACTAACCTACTTCAGTAAGTTCTggtataataatagttaatatCATGATATGATTGCAATTTTATCACCCTACTACAAGCCAGGTCCGGCGTGTGGATGTACTGCATGCTGGAGAGCTTCTTCCGCTTGCATGTCAGTTGTCATTGGTCTCTTCGCCAAACAAGATCCGTGCCTGCGAATCAGACTTTATTAGCATAAAGGGCGTCATATCGGAATAATAACCAGTAGATTGGCGTTCTATTTTGGCTGATATAACTAGGTACTAACAGAGATTTAATCTGAAACATAGTGTGTATAACTTTCTGTAGGTCTGTTTGAACGACCAGCACCTCTTCCTCCCGTTGCTGCATTGGCTTTTCTGTGTCGAGAAGAATCTTGTCCTAAAGACTTGAGAGCTAAAGTTGTATGTTGAGTAATGCTTCCGCTTCTGATGCCCCTTCACTTTAGCTATTAAGGGCAGAGACGGGATGCCTAACTGGTGGGAGCTTTTAGGAAAGTGGCGTCTGGAGGACTGAGGGTGTAGCTGTGAAGGTGGCCGAAGGGTATGGCTCACTCCAATGACCTAGAGAGCTGGTTGGGAGGAGGCATGGAATTATTGAATAGGGACCTAATCTGCCTATAAACGCTTGCCAAAGTGCCTCCTTCCGCCGACTGAGGAAGGGCTCGCTGGTCCATTGAACACCAATGCTCCCATAAAGGAATGGAGGAGATATATACTGCATTGAAAGTTCCAGCTTATTTCTTATGGAATGAGGAAGTACGAGAATCGTATCCTACCTTTGAATCATTTTTTATGTGTTCAAAATGAAGATTGGCGAAGTGTGCTTATGCGTAGCTAACTTGAATCATGAGGTCCAAGATCTTACTATGCCAACCTCTCTCTTTACCGACGACATTCGACTTCCGAACCTGGATCACCTTACTCTACCAAATTCTAACGATAAGTGTCAAATATGACGCCACGCTTGTGTATCGGATGAGTTTACCTGCTTAATTACGCAGCAAGCATAAAGGATGAGACATCAACTGCGCGATGGCAAGAGCAGAAGCTGTCAGTGAAATGCCTGAAATCATAAAACATCAGTCACAAGCAACAAATTCACCAACATAAGCTGTATGAGACTAGGAGTTCCTGCTGTGGTTTGGAAAATCTAAGTGCTGATCCCCCTGGAGCTAATGCCCATTCTGCTAAATCGATCTCGCTCTCCGAATAACTTATTATGTTTCTACTGCCGAGTAGTGGGGCTTTTCAGATATACCACGTCCCTCCTCTGTGTTCAACCCAGCTAACTCATAAATCAGTATTCCTCGGGCAGAAAGAGCACTCGCCATCAACCGAATCACTATAATCGCTGAATCCCTCACACTTATAAAGACCAAACTTGAAAGAATGAGAGTCCCGAAGAATGCCTGTAGCGCATCCCCAATAAAAAGAGCAGATACCAACACCAGAAACCAGCCATTGTGCCTGTCGCTTTTCTTGACCTCGAACCTAGTCTGCCAGGGAGTAGGTGTGAGCTCAGCCCAGAGTCTATGCCACAGTGTACCTCGATTGTTGTTTTCTCcgcttcctcctcttccttccaCAGAGATTCTTAATCTGGCAGCCAAGTATCCGACTAGATGTATGACCAGAGCTGCAGCGGTCCACATAGCAGGAAGATAGTCCTGTTGGGGGGAAAATGTACAGACTGCCCATACGCTAAGCTGATATGCGAGGTAGGCATTATTGGCAACGGCTCCACTAGCAATAGTATACTCTAGTATAGAGACAATAGTGGGTGCCCAGACTGATTGAGATTTGCCAAAATTGGTATGAAATGGATCGGTACCCGCTGTGGTGATGAAGTCGTCGTAATCTGTTGCTGTAAGAGGACGCACTCCGGAACTGGACATTGAAAGCAGAAAGGCAAGCccaggacgacgatatgCCAGCACCGCAGTGTCGAGATACGATGCACTCAGCAATTGAAGAACTGTAGGCGCGAAACCGAGGATGACAGCAGCTGAGGCAAGTTCAGCCTTGCGATACTCGGGCATGGTTTCTAGGACGCAGCCTATTACGTTATAGCCTGCTCCTTGATCTGTGTTGGAACGATTCCTGTAGTCATTCAGCTGCTTGGTGCAGTTATCCCTAAGCTGATCCTGGATGAGGTGCTCCCAGGCCGGGAAGAAGTGCTCATACTGAGTGTAAGAGCGCGCTGTTGCGGCTGTGGGTGTGATGCAGTAACAAAGAATGATTGTAGCTGTGAGAAGATAGCCTAGATGGCCTTGCTTCCCTCCATAGACGGCCATTGTAGCTAATCGGAAAAACTTTGGTGGGAAATTAAAAGTCAGATGCTACTCAAATGGCCAGAGAGAGCTAGATCTTATTATACAATCAGCTGCCCAGCCCCTCTATATCGTAGAACCCTGCCGTGTTGACAAGCGAGGGTACAAAGATGTGACAGTTGAGATGTAAGCCTGCATAATTTGTAAGCGCTGAGGCTGCCGACCACACAATATGATAAAAACCAACAAGGGATACTACACTAATGGCAGTTGAGTCATATATCTCAACACAATACGGATAAACAAGCCAATTGAAAGAGTTATATTTCTTAACATTGTATCCAACAGCATCCTCCTGGCACAACCGAGCTAATCAACCTAAATCTGGCTTGGAAAGCACGGAAAAGCCGGCACGAATAGCTCGCTTACGTATCCATTGGCAGTTAGATCAAAAGAGCCAACAGTTctggatggatggaagtCCAGGAAACAGCTCCATAGTCCCGTCCCATTCTATTGAGAGGATACAGGGATTTGTTTCCGTTGATGCCTATTCCCGATAACCCCGTCCGCAATTTGAGCTAGTAAGGTCAGCATACACATCGCAGGCCAAAGTCTGCTAGAAATCTTGGCCTCTACCCATTGTTTTCACCAAGGCCCGGCCCGTAGCGCCTAATTTGGCCAGGGTTAGCTAACTGCACCCACCACACGATTGGATGAGCAAGAAACGCTCGTGTCAAATCCCATGAACAAATCGACCAAAAATGTCTCGCCGGACAATTAAATCCTCCCTTGACGATGTTCACCTAGTTTCAACCTGATGAGTCAATTGAGTGGGAAGCCTGATAGAAAGCTGAATCGGACCGACATATACATATATTGATAATCACCATTACCATAGATACATCAAGATTCTTAAAAACCAAAAAGGGATGCGATTGTAGTGGCTCGGTTCTTCTTCCCCTGACGGTGGGAAACCCAAGAAGCTCCGATGCCGGTTTTCTGAGTCGCCCTAATGACCAGGCACTGGCCACCACAAAAGTGGATTATAAATAACAGACATTCGAGGAATTTCTCTGAGTGGTCACCGTAATGCCATACCTTCTTTTCAAGAAGTTTAAATTCAGCCTCTCAATTACCCTTAATCTATGCTTTTCGTAAAGCAGTATTAGTCCACATTTCACAGAATACCTAGCTACTACTTTCTAGCagttattaaaataagtaacTGCTACGGCcctagcggttacgtcaGGTGTACCCCACAAAAACTCATGCAAGACGTCAGCCGCAGGGGATCTACCTTACCTACatcaaccaaccaaccaaccaacacTCTCATCATGTTGGAACGACGAATGTTGGAACGCAGCGCTCCAGGAACGGTTCATCCCCAGGACTCATCATTCCTTACATAAtcactttagtatataaaatacagtcattagcacttttatagaacttagctcactAGCTATcaataagacttctttacatcaacaagcctaacacgcattacttgatcataaagagacgtgacacttcgcatcgctcagcatcacgacCTACGTTATCTGCCAACATAAACCTAGAACGGACTAGTTTATCCCTTGGAAA
Coding sequences within it:
- a CDS encoding hypothetical protein (At least one base has a quality score < 10) yields the protein MNELANKLLYYTSSSTSSTQPSPTHHFILRQSSQDSDTTNVSPIDQPQDGLAVYTIQTSKKTIILYRGEPNPQQVVGECKAAFMGLSMHLSLHGSQFSIRNSTTGTKFIVESPSYGRLVWKGDSLLGSGLSLYKTSGEKVATIKSGGILNHREKQLLLFVPCDVYYVEMVLLTAIAAMKLDKRADDIAFKLLSDS